gttttttttttgattttttgtttttaattttttgtttgtctgtttgtttgttttgttttttgtctcttttttgacatttgaaaaaaagttgttgGAGATCTAATAACTTATATTTCATATGTCAAACTTAATCAGCATTTGATTTCAAACCTTGATAAACTCCATTACAGTTTACTTAAAGTTGTTAGGTTGATTATGATTGCTCCATTTAAAacttatataaaatgatttcttttatataaaacgGCATAATCGTGTAAAGTTGTATTCGTCTGCACATCACATGTAATATCtgtattataacaattttaagaGTTGCATAAAGATAATACACCCTTTAAATGTTATAAAGGAAATAATAAGGATTTAAATCGGCACACTGAACGTCACAATTCATCCGTCTGGTTCATCAACCTACACCATTTTGTTACAGGATTACTCGCTGAACGTGTTTTTGCAACAGAAATGGAGAGACCCTCGACTCAACTTCTCTCATATCAGCAACATCAGTGTCCTAGAAATAAACCAGAGACGTATTGGTGATGTGTGGGCCCCAGACACATTTTTTAAGAACGAAAAGAGCGCCAGGTTCCACAATGTCACAGTCCCAAACAAACTTCTCCATATCCACAACGACGGTTCCGTCCTCTACAGTATGAGGTCGGACATGCCTTTGTCTTTGACCTTCTTGAATTGAACACCAAGTGAATAATCACCCCACTTCCATTTTAACCGTTAATAAATGTGTGTTTAATTTCTaacaattctgtaaatacattcACTGTACAGAAACTTTAAAACAGCAATTGCAGTTCAGGCGAGGTGAGACAGATTAAAGCCAAAGCATTGTTCTAAAACTTTCACCCATTATCAGGACACGCTATCAAATACCTCATAAAGTTTAATGATTGAAACAGAAGCTTTTTGATAACTTTCTTTAAGAATATGATCAATAGTTTTCTTTTCTGTAGTTGTTACAACTTTTCTCATAGATTTGAAGTCCAGTATGATTGCATTAATAATTTAGTGTTAAAGTTGGTTTTACAGACCAACTTTTTCAAAACAAGAGAATGttgtttaataatttgaaatatccATACCTCTTGAACAACAAGACTGCTTTACAGAAAAACCATAAATGCAAACAATAATATTTAATCTGAGGTATATTTTAGATTAAACTATACaacaattaaactttttaataattcttatttACAGATTATCATTAACTCTGTCTTGTATGATGGATCTTCGATATTTTCCAATGGACGACCAGACCTGTTCTATTCTCATGGAAAGTTGTAAGTGTTGAAAGCAACAAAACAACAACGTGTAAGATCGTGTTTTAATAGTAGTTTAATACCTGctcagaatgaaaaaagataaaattgttcAGTGTAGCGAAACATTATCGTTCAGATCCGAGCTATCCACAAACATTGTATGACACATATTgattatattgtatattaagGATCATATAAAGCTTAAATATTTGACAATgattacttataaaaaataaaacatggtCACTTTGATCTTAATATGAGGACGATATGAGGATATTAAGTTCTTACATCGATCTCGTATTGTAATATCCGTAATGTAACATTGTATTTTCAAACAACTTGGTCCGATCGTCACGACTTTTaccaataaaaatttatattatttgaagaTTATTGCATAGTAGAATCACTAATCGTAGctatatttctatattaaacttATAATCTCTTTTGATGGCTCGAAATTGGTCTGGATGTCAGATTTTTaccaatttaaaatctttactATTTATATAAGCTTTGTTATAAATATTGGCTAtttggtttataaaaaagtattttaagcAACACACTACTTTTACTGTTGTGACAACGGCCTTACAGATCAAAAGATGACATTTAAGCATTTCAAAACACTGTTAAACAAGATTGCGGggaaaacaaaagattgttGTTCTTTTCATTTTTGGGATTTTTCAGAACACAGTAGGTTTATTAAACGTGTGTCATTTGGCACAATAAGTTCATAAGCTTAGTGGATTTGCTTTCgtgaaaatgtacaaaaaagcTTTATCAGAAATTAAATAATCTGAAACTTTAATCATGTAATGcttttcatattttgtaaataaggaAGTTACTGATTAGCAAAGAAAACGTTTCCTAAACGAAGAATTATGAACCTGTTTAATCTTGCATTACTTTGATGGCTGTTTTTCGTTTAAAGCGATTAAGGAGTAGAAAAAATTAAGACAAAAACATGTAGACAGTTTTTGTACTTAAGAAGAAGAGTGAAGAAGTTCAGGCAGTATCCATTATTTATTGCGTTGAAATAAACATTTCTGTATTTAGGAGATGctaatcattaaaaattcataaacataatttttaagaatgatttataactatttatattaaaataacttttaagtACAAAGAAAGTTCTATTTTACTCGAAAAAGAAACTGCACAACGATCGCGAGCTATATGTACAATGTTTAAGTACtgataatttcaaaattaataaatgagtTATGCtgacatgtttatatttatgacaaaaatgaacaaaatggtGATGTACAATTTTTGAGTTGCAGTTGGTTACTCTAAGGAGAACGTTGCCTTGAGGTGGAATTCCAAAGAACCGGTTATCTATGGACTTGACGATAACGACGAACAGAGCCTACCGCAGTTCTATTTCTACAAACCTATAGAGACCGAGGGCTGTTTTAGCGTCAACTCATTTAGTAAGTTTTCTGTTCTCCTCTTAGTTAATTTGTGACGTGTTATTTAGATTACGCTTGACTTTTGTCAAAAGCATAATACGGAATGACACGACCCTAAGTGTGTATTTGGGTACAGTGCTTTTGGTCTATCAACAAGCTATCAAATCATTCTGTATCAATTACTTCATCCGGAAAATAAATActtgcaaaataaattaaaatttgaggATTTTCGTTTTTTTGACATAGAACTATATGACTATATATAAGAAAGGAAacaatttgaaaagtttgccaTTTGACTTGACAAATCTTcgttaaaatttgattaaacaaaaCGCTTAATATAGATGTAGATGTTCGTTTTTTTCATATCACAGCAGAGCATATCAATAGTAACCGATCTACAGAGCATTTAGGACTGTATATTAGCTAAAATTACAATGACACATTTACAAAGTTCATAATTAATATAGAACCAGTCACGTAACTTATCTATTTGGGTAAAACACACCAAATTAAGTTTTCTAGCTGTAGAGGATAATTTATCTTGTAGCTATTACAAGTTGACCGCCCATCACACATACTCAGTATTAATCAGAAAGTCCCTTTCACATTCCTTCTAATTTCTTTCGGGTTTGTTGAACCGATTAGATAGAAATAAAACCGGAACaatttcaattaacaaaaacattagaTGTAccttttttacctttttaaaaattattttatatcaaatgcaTCAATGATTAAATATATCTGATTAGTTGGCAATGTTtccgttttaaaataaaaagggCATTTCGGTATGTCAACACATTAATGAAACTCGCTTTGACCATGTAATTATTCAACTCTTCTAAACATACATGAATTGTTTTACTTAAATGCTCTCTTCCTACGTTTTAGTTTGTTCCCTGTTTCTTGTATAGGTCTGTTTAATACCCGCAGATTGTATATCACATATTCATTTCCTAGAATACACAGATCTGAATATGAAAAAGTTTCAAAACTTTACAAGAAAGTGAGGTTGATTGGTCTGGAGTCTTTAATGTTTTAGATTTTACACCTTTGTATTTAATCCTAGGAAAAGGAGAATACCTTGCTCTTTCATCATTACATGAATCAAGAAATGTTTATCTTTCAATTCCAGATATAGAGAGATCCTGTCTCAAAGTCAAACTGTTTCTTCAAAGAAATTTGGGATTCTACATGTCACAAGTGTTTATTCCAAGCATGCTGATTGTCATCCTTTCCTGGATCTCCTTTTGGATTCACGTAGATTATTTACCCGCGAGGGTTTCGCTAGGAGTCATCTGTGTGCTCACCATGACAACGCAAAGTTCCGGCATACGGTCTTCTCTTCCGGTTTTGTCTTACATAAAGGCCATTGATGTCTGGTTGGCTGCTGGACTTTTGTTTGTGTTTGCCGCTTTATTGGAATTCGCTTATATAATGGtacaaacaataaaacatcGCAAACAAGCTAAGGTATCTTACTCTAATTCCAATAAATTATTCTAATGATAACTTACAACATGATAACACCCGTAACATATATAATGACTTCTCAACAAGTAAATTATAAACGAATTCTTGAATGTATTAGCATAAATAAATATGAGTGAAATAGTTTTTGCAGAACATTTAGCAATGGCTTTATCTTGCGTTAGCTCAAAAAATGTCGAAATAAATGCAGAGTGAAATGAAAGATACGTTTACAGTAAACTTTGAAAAACGAAAATCATAGCAAAGAAAGCGagttttaagaatttaaaatccAGATAAAgtcaaaacacattttaaaaaaaacccatcaacaACAGGTTCCTTCATTAAAGATTTATTGATTGTTTAATAATTATAGAACAATGAGAAAGATGAGGAAAGCATGCAGATTGCAGAACCGCAGGCGAAGACAGATTTCATGGACCGAGCTCGACGTGTTGATAGAGTGTCCAGAATTGTATTTCCTCTCTGCTATGCTGTATTCAATCTTGTTTTCTGGGCTGTTTACCTTACGAAATAATTGATGATAATGGATAATGGATGATAATTTCACTGATCGATATCAGTCGCATCACTTCTTACAATGTAAATCTGAAGACTGCGCACATCATTTCTTAAATTCAGTTTTTGAACGAGGATGGTTTTTGTGTCTTTTTGAGGagataaaatatatgtttaattactTTATAAATCCAATTTAATAGCATGTTCTTTTTAATATGTTTCACATTGATTCAACTGTGTTTgtgttataaatatgttttcatgTGTTTATGTGGTTTTGAAAAGtaatcaaaaatgttattttgaattcaataacaatgaaaagtgttttattttaaagccTTTATATTGGGTGTCTTTAAAAGTTAATGGAAGCTACAATGATTAAAAAagcaaagaataaataaaaaaaaatataacagtgttttgtaaaaaggagttattattgtgtttaatgTTAATACCTTTTATGTGACATGTGTTTTCTTCTTGTTTTACCAcatatgatataaattttgtaaacatttttaggTCTCCTATTTCGGCAtatgacaattatgaaattaattGGTGCTATCTCTGGGTCAAGATTCTAAATCTACTACCATCTTGGCACGATAATGTTAAAACCAATCAGCGTGGCTCCTCGATACCACGTGACCGTTCTTGATCTATTTACTAGAAGAGAACGCCAcgctttactttaaaaagatattttgggAAAACTCTCCATTCATCCCTTTCTTCCGccataattattataattatcactttatttcttttttgatgTGTCGGTATACTATGTATCTTGTTATTGCGtgtatcttgttatttttcactcCTTTTTGATCTTTGTCTTTTCATCGCCttgatttttgatatattgcATAATATACTGACAAAGACTCTACACAGTAGTCAGTTGTTTTCTAGTCTATGCTGACCCCCTTgatggtttatatatatatatatatatatatatatatatatatatatatatatatatatatatatatatatatatatatatatattcgttttttactttaataaatgaaatgtgTTCATTGCTTTatctgttttgttttctctatgcttaacattaaaaaaaaataagtgcaGTTGTCTTGGCGTTAAATAACATAGGAACATAAGCATCTTTTTCTCACACACCACTAATGTTTacctacatgtatcaattaaaatcaatattgtaACAACTTGTCTATTTATGACCAGAATTTTCcgtgaatcaaataaaataactaTTCTTAAAAGATATGCCTACTTGAATGCCGTAAAACGTAAAAGCTGTATTCATCACAATTAGACTGACGTCAACTTGTATAATTCTTCATGACGTTACAGTTTTGGTGGCCAACTGAAGTTTTCATTGCACATGTATTCATACCCTTTAAAATTGTTCTGATACCATTTATAAAATGGAACATAATTAACACTTACAAAtctaaagaaatcaattttagCTCACTTGTGCTAAAGGCTCAATCTGATTCTACTGCGATAGATATTTAAAGTGTCaactatttaagaaataaagtacgagtaatagtgaatgttgcagaataacctccgaagttgggaaatgttgttttgaaatataaaagccgaggagTTAGCtgaggcttttatattttaaacaacatttcgagaccgagctgcaacattcacgaaaacaagaaaattatttctattctactacatgtaacagcccagtatttctacagatcgtttctgctatagagagacgatctaagtcattttgacggctgttccgtctAACCCCAGCGGTTATGTTACTACAATTTACATATGTATCGATCAAAGAAATCACATGCAGAAGACAGAATTTTTTCTTGAGAGTTTTAttactcttcacttatttacaaaatataatatcttTGAGCtatattcctaatattttaagggcaatttaatacgattattactactacacgttatatataattatattatgtaaaaacacgcagtgaaaatgtgctagggaggtcctaggaacagccgcattgatttcttaaaaataaacatttgaggcaatatacattgttttgactggaactaacgcgtgaaattgacatggttttaaaactttttaccgcttaaagttgtactttcataATCAGTGCGAgtcaaataggtatttctgatctgatactGATGATGATCtgatttactgatgacgttcgtggtatattggaaaATAATGTAGAAATGTAAATGAGATTCCCCTGCACCGTGTGTTtgattcaatatttcaaaataaatgcattattaaacatgtttaatatataaggtttgtgaaataaaagttataagTCACAGTTTATAGTATctcttttcttgattttaactTGTATGTTGTTCGAATTCAAAGTAGACgccttttaaatatttctatcagCGCTATTACCACAAGTATGACGCAATCACCTCAACTTCCGTCTACCCGTTAGCGTTTTGTCGTATATCTAAAGCAGTAGATGCAGATTGAGGAATTGAGGTGTAATGCACCGTTTTAGTTGGATTAGTGGTAAGCTAAAGTTTTGAAAAGCCGATGGGAAGACGGAGAGGATCGCACAATAATTTTTGTAGATGGATTTTAACCGAAATTTTCACCTCATGTGACAGTTTGAAATACATGCAAGATGGCAGCGATGGGTATCTTGTGTATTATTAGATATAgggcattcatttttttttatatgagaACAATTTACAACGCCAGGTGCCTGTACTTAATAATGTATATGTCTTTAAGAAGATACAATTGTATAAATAAAGATACCAGATCTGTCAGATGCGGCGCTTGTGTCAGCTCAATTCTCTCTTTTTATCTTCCCTTGTCTTGACAgtgtatttatctttttttgttcAATGACCGAGTAGCTCAATACAATTTCAACTTTTGTCGAAAAAAGAAATAGTGTACGCTCCTTTTGTGGATAATATTGAATAAAGTTGTCTGAGAGAACACCAAGTACATCAGAGCTCAAGAAAATACACAAGTAGTTCTGTTTGGATGTcctgaaacttttttttcaaaaattaaattgattgcAGAATTTCAACACTTGATTAAAGTTccatcaacatttttaaaaattgtcgcCTCAAACAATGAAACTTTTCGTACACGAATTTTGTTTTTGCAATAGaattaaattaacattatataagagGAGACTGTATAATTGCACAAACGGGATTCGTTTCTAGCtaaaagtttgaaattaaagaaaagccATTGATTGAGGTCACTGTTCTATCTTGCGTCTAAAACAGGGATCTAATATTTACGCGTAAAATGCGAGCATACTGGAATGATGCGATTAATAAAATCTACTTTTACCTTCCATGATATTTATGGTAGGTGTAATTGGTGCCACATGGGTGTTTTTGAATTAGCGGGaagtggtggtggtggggggggggggggcagatcAGGTGAGATCTGCTTTGTGCCGCCTGCTGTTATGTAAGTTGAATGAGTCAATGGAAATATGAACACACTCCATTGCCACAAGAAAATTGCTTTCGTAGCTTGTTCCAAATGGAATCGTATTTGCGTTATAGCGAAAAAAATATGTACGACAAAGCAATCCTTTTCTCTGAGATTTTTCAGCAAGTCCTATCAATTATAATTGACGTATCAAATTAACAGAATGTTATCAAAGtctgttttaacaaatcaaatcaattttgatttaattgtcCGGATTTAAAAAGACATCGCTTGGGACATCTATCTTTTCTAATagaaaataatcaatatttctatatttcacACTCTTTATGTATACAACTGTTGCGTGTTTATTCGCTTCTTAATTGGCTTTAcaattcctttttttaattgaatatgtTGCAGGGTTAACATTatgttttaagtaaaagacgTAACATTCCGCTTCATCgtacttttttatatttcaaacaattaacagaaaaaaatattttatttgaataaaatacgTAAGGATGCTTGATGGTTTAAAAGTTAGCCATTAGATCAacctaaaaatgtaaaatgttatttgttaagTAATAAACTAGCTAGTAAAAACAatccatatattttactttttgaatttagccattttcctatatttttatgtaGAACTCTTCTTATAAAGAAagtcaatacagtctaaaaatggacACGACAATCGAGCCCTCTTAAGTAAATTAACGAAAAAGGTCAATCGAAACGTTCATAGCTTCCTTCAGAACGGATAAAATGGCatgaatttaatactttaaaaCGTTTGAAGATTGGTCACTTGATATATAACGTTAAAGACCGGGGTTGACCTAGTAAAATATCCACACGGACGGCAATTAAGCATATAAGGAGGCAGGCCACACCTCCTCACTGATAACACTGCAGAGTGAAGTTATTTATAGATAGCTGCATACCACAAGCACGTGCTGATAAGAGAATTAAAAGATCCCAAGAAACctgattaatttttattatttccttCGTTTTGAAAACACAGATTTAATGTATCTTTTCCAAATGTTATTTCTGAACTGATATGTTTGTTTCTTGTAGTTCTTTTTACCCACTTTTCTTCTTGGGGCTTTAGGGTCACTTTTGTAAGAAACTGAAGTGAAATCCCTCCCAACATTTTCATTCCAGTGACATGTACCTAAAAATGCCCTCACTTTATACTGGTCACTACCGAAAGCAATCCTTTTGTCTTCATGAATATTTAAAGTGTTGTTAAAACTTTCAACATAGTAAGTGTCACGTc
This genomic window from Crassostrea angulata isolate pt1a10 chromosome 8, ASM2561291v2, whole genome shotgun sequence contains:
- the LOC128160442 gene encoding glycine receptor subunit alpha-2-like, which gives rise to MNTLFTSLWTVLLLGRLVRSQQMQRRDILNYLLNSSKYDSRIAPDYEKDVATEVDVQLDIKSIDSISAISMDYSLNVFLQQKWRDPRLNFSHISNISVLEINQRRIGDVWAPDTFFKNEKSARFHNVTVPNKLLHIHNDGSVLYSMRLSLTLSCMMDLRYFPMDDQTCSILMESFGYSKENVALRWNSKEPVIYGLDDNDEQSLPQFYFYKPIETEGCFSVNSFNIERSCLKVKLFLQRNLGFYMSQVFIPSMLIVILSWISFWIHVDYLPARVSLGVICVLTMTTQSSGIRSSLPVLSYIKAIDVWLAAGLLFVFAALLEFAYIMVQTIKHRKQAKNNEKDEESMQIAEPQAKTDFMDRARRVDRVSRIVFPLCYAVFNLVFWAVYLTK